The following DNA comes from Amycolatopsis albispora.
GTGTCCACGTAGTAGGCCGTGGTGCCGTCGGGGCTGAAGGCGAAGCCGTTGGAGATGGTGACGCCGCCGAGCACCCGTTCGACGTCGCCGCCGGGGTCGAGCCGGAACAACGCGCCCGCGCCCGGCCTGGCGTCGTAGGCCATCGAGCCGCAGTAGAACCGGCCGTCGGGGTCGCAGCCGCCGTCGTTCATCCGGATGCCGTCGTCGATCCACAGTGGACCGAGCGGGGTGATCGGGCCGGTCAGCTCGTCCGCCAGCGCGAACCCGCGTTCGGTGGCCAGCACCCAGCCGCCGGACCGGCGCGGCCGCAGCGCGGCGGCCACGGAACCGACGTGCGCGCGGGTCACCTGTCCCGTGGAGTCCATGGACAGCACGTCCCCGGCGAGCATGTCCACCCACACCAGGGTGTCCTGCCACCACACCGGGCCTTCGCCGTGCCAGGCCAGCGCTTCGGTCACCGGTTCAGCCATGGTCGCCCTCCCGCAACGGTTCCGGCAGCAGTTCACCCGGCAGGTCCTGGTAGGCGACCGGGCGCTGGAACCGCCGGATCGCCGCGGTGCCGACCGAGGTGAAGGTGCCGGTGGCGGCCGGGGCGGGTCCGCCGTGGTGCTGCGCGCGGGTCACCGCGACCCCGGTCGGCCAGCCGTTCCACACCACCCGGCCGGCGAACTCCGCCAGGCGCCGCACCAGCGGCCTGGCCACCTGTTCCGCGGTTTCGCCGTGCACGGTCGCGGTCAGCTCACCGGTGAACAGGCGCGCCGCGGCGAGCAGTTCGTGTTCACCGTCGTAGGAAACGAGCAGCGAAGTCGGGCCGAAGCATTCGGCCAGCAAGGTTTCGGCGTCGGCCCGCACCTGGTCCAGGGTGGTGGCCAGCAGCGCGGGCCGCGGGCCGTCCGCGGTGTCGCCACCCGGTTCGACCACCCGGATCGCGGGGTGCGCGGCGAGTTCGGCGCGCCGATGGGCGTGTGCCGCCGAGATGCGTTCGTTGAGCAGCTCCGCCGCGGCGCGCTCGCGAATCCGGTCCGCCACCAGCGACTCGAACGCGGGCATCGCGTCGGCCGGGTAGAACAGCACGCCGGGCTTGGTGCAGAACTGCCCCGCGCCGAGCAGGTACGAATCGGTGTACCCGGCGGCGATTTCCGCCTGCCTGCGCGCGGCCGCGCCCGGTGTCACGAAGACCGGGTTCACACTGCCCATCTCCGCGTAGAACGGGATCGGATCCGGCCGGGAGGCGGCCAGCGCGTACAGCGCCCGGCCACCGGCCGGTGAGCCGGTGAACGCGGCGGCTTTCACCTCCGGCGCCTGCAGGGCCGACCGGGCCGCTTCTTCCCCGCGCAGCAAGGCGAAGGTGCCTTCCGGCGCTCCGGCGCGGCTGAGCGCGCCCGAAACCACGGCCGCCGTCGCCTCCGCCAGTTCCGGGTGGCCGGGGTGTCCTTTGTGGATCACCGGGCACCCGGCGGCCAGCGCCGACGCGGTGTCGCCGCCCGCGACGCTGAAGGCGAACGGGAAGTTGCTCGCCCCGAAGACCAGGACCGGCCCGATCGGGCGGAGCAGGCGGCGCAGGTCCGGGCGGCCACCGGCGGGCCAGTCCGGATCGGCGTGGTCCACCACCGGCTCGCGGTAGGCATCGCCGGTGACCTCCCCGGCAAGCAGCCGGAACTGGAAGACGGTCCGCGCGAGTTCCCCTTCGAGCCGCGGCACCGGCAGGTGACTCTCCCGCGCGGCGATCGGCACCAGCTTGTCGCCCGCGGCCGCCAGCGCGTCGGCGACCAGGTTCATCGCCGTGGCCAGCCGCCCCGGCGGCCAGTCGGCCAGTTCCCTGGCGGCCACGGTCGCGGCGCGGAGCATGTCGGCCGACATCCCGCCTCCTGTTCGGTATTTCGGATGCTGTTCGAGACTCTAGACAGCGGCCGTCGCGCCCGTCAACACACGCCCGAGCCTCGCCGCGCCGGCCGCCACCCGTGCGTCCCATTGTGCGGGTGGCACGCGGAGCCAGCAGTCACGCGGAACCCGCAGGCCGAGCGCGGCCACCGGGCCCCACGCGCCCCGCACACCGGCCGCCAGGCGCACCTCCTCGTCGGCGATTTCCCTTGCCACGCCGTCAGTTCCGGTCAGCACCCGGCAGAGCACCTCGGTCCGGCCGTCCGGCGCACCCGAGCAGGCCACCACCCGCACCCGTTCGCCGGCGGGCACCGCGATCGCCACCTCGTGGCCGTACCAGGCCGCCAGCGCCTTGGCGAGGGGCTCACCCTCGCCCTCCAGCCGCTGCCGGACCGCCCAGGCCTCCCCCAGCCTGCCAACGCCCGGCCCGAGCGTGTAGGCCGCGCGCTTGGCCGGACGGGCGAGGTAACCGCGTTCGGCCAGCGTGGCGAGCAGTTCGTGCGCGGTCGTCCTGGGCACGCCCAGCCGCGAGGTGACCTCACCCGCGCTCACCCTGCCCTCGGCCAGCGCGTACTCCAGCACGTCGAGCGCTCGTGCCACCGCGGGAATCTCACGGACCACCGGCGCCTCCCTTTGACCGGGCGGGGCGGCGCCGGATAGCGTTCGAGCAGCGAAATCCCGGCACCTGTTCGAAATACCACGAGGAGAACCGATGTCCGTTGTCTCGCCCGACGCCGCCGGACAGCTCGCCGAGATCGGCTGGGGCGAGGACACCGCGTTGATCGGCGCGGTCGCGGCCACCCTGCTGTCGTGGCGGACCGGCGGCACGGAACTGCTGCTCACCCACGACCCGGCCGAACTCGGCGACAGCCACCAGGGCAAGGCCATCGCGCCGTGGCCCAACCGGATCGCCGCCGGGAGGTACACCTTCGACGGGCGTGAGCACCAGGTGGCGATCACCGAACCGGCGCGCAACGCGGCCCTGCACGGCCTGCTGAGCTGGGTGGAATGGGCCATCACCAAGCAGCGCGAGCACGCGGTCACCCTCGAACACCGGCTGCGGCCGCAGTACGGCTACCCGTTCAGCCTCCACTTGCGACTGACCTACGAACTGGGTCCCGGCGGGCTGAGCTGCACCCTCGAAGCCACCAACACCGGCACCGGGCCCGCGCCCTTCGGCGCCGCCTACCACCCGTACGTCCGGATCAGCGAAACCGTCGACGAGCTGCTGGTCGACCTGCCTGCCGACACCTACTACCCCACCGACGCGAACCTGATCCCGACCGGGCGCAAACCGGTCGAGGGCACCGAATTCGACTTCCGAGGTGGCCGCGAGCTCGGCTCGACCGCGCTCGACACGGCCTACACCGGGCTGGCCGCCGACGCCGACGGCATCACCCGGGTGCGGCTGACCGCGCCGTCCGGCCGCACGGTCACCGTGTGGGCCGACGGCAGCCACCGCTACCTGCAGGTCTACACCGACGACACACCCGGCACCGGCCGCCCGGCGCGCCAGGGCATCACGGTGGAACCGATGACCTGCGCGCCGGACGCGTTCAACACCGGGGACGGCCTCGTCACGCTGGCACCGGGCGAGACCTTCCGCGGCACCTGGGGACTGTCGCATTCGGACTAACCGTGCCGGGACAGGTCGACCGGCCCGTCCGCGACCGGCACGCCGAAGTCCGGGGTGCCGTCCGCGGTGAACCGCAGCCGCTGCACCCGCGTGTGCCGGTTGGGGTCGTACAGCGGGTCGCCGGTGATCTGCTCGTACTGCCGCGCGTGGTAGACCAGCACGTCGGCGCCGTCCTCGGCGGTGGTGAAGCTGTTGTGCCCCGGCCCGAACTGGCTGTTCTCGCGGCTGGTGGCGAACACCGGCCGAGGTGACTTGTGCCAGGACGCCGGGTCCAGCAGGTTCGCCGACTCGTTCGCGGTGAGCAGGCCCATGCAGTAGTTCGCGTCGGTGGCGCTGGCGGAAAAGGTGAGGAACACGCGCCCGTTGCGGATCAGCGCGGCGGCGCCCTCGTTGACGCGGTGCCCGCGGGTTTCCCAGTCGTAGGTGGGCGTGGAGAGCTTGGTGGGCGTGCCGGTGATCGCCCGCGGTGACGACATTTCCGCCAGGTACAGGCTGGTGCCGGGGCCGAGCGCCGGATCGTGCTGCGCCCAGCACAGGTACCGCTTGCCGCGGTGGGCGAAGGTGGTGGCGTCCAGCGAGAAGGTGTCGAGATGGGTGGTGATGCGCCCGGCCACCGTCCACGGCCCGGTACGCGGATCCTCGGCGGCGGTGGTCAGCACGTAGGGGCGGATGTGGAAGACGTCGTCGGAATTGCCCGCGGCGAAGTAGATGTACCAGCGGCCGTCGATGCGGTGCAGCTCGGGCGCCCAGATGTGGCCGCCCATCACCCCGCTCGACGGTCTGCGCCAGACCACCGTTTCCGGCGCGGTGGCCAGGCCGCCGATGGTGTTCGACGCGCGGATGATCAGGCGGTCGTATTCGGGGACCGACGCGGTGAAGTAGTACCGGCCGCGGTGGCGGGTGATGAACGGGTCGGCACGCTGGCGGATCAGCGGGTTCACCACCTGGCGGGTGGCACCGGCGAGGCCCGGGGCTTCGTGGCCCGCGGCGGCACCCGCCTGGCCTGAGGCGGCACCGGCCCGGCCCGGGGCGGCACTCGCCGCGCCAGCGGCGGCGCCGGCGAACAGTCCGGCGGTGGCGATCGCGGCCCCGGCACGCAGGGCGTCACGGCGGCCGAAAACGGCGGGGCGATGGGGGTTCGGCATTGAACGGTCCCTTCGACAGCGAAGATGCTCCGTCAACTGTGAGCGCTAACACCCGCCCGGTCAAGGGCCATTCAGACGTTGTGCGGCATACCGAACGGGATCAGCGGCCGCCGAGGGCGCGCGTCAAGCTCTCCGCACCTTCGCGGGCCCACTCGTCCCACTGCGTGCCGGGCACGGAAGTCCAGCGGTGCACCGGAACCGACAGGCTCAACGCGGCCACCATCTTGCCCGTCCGGTCGCGAACCGGTGCGGCCACGCAACTCACCGCGTCATTCGATTCGCAGAACTCGTGCGCCAGCTCGTCGGCACGAACGCGGTCGAGCGCCTGCCACAACTCGGCAGGCGTGCCCAGGCTCCGCGCGGTCATCCTCGTCAGCTGCCGCCCCGGCGGGTAGAGCACGTCGAATTCGGTGCGCGACAAGGCCGACAGCAGCATCTTGCCGACAGCCGTGCAGTGCGCGGGCAGCCGCCTGCCCACCGCCGAGACCATGCGCACCGAATGCGTGCTGTCGGTTTTGGCCACATACAGCACTTCGTCGCCGTCGCGCACGGCCACGTGCACGGTTTCCTGGCTGCGCGCGGAAACCGCCGCCGCCGCGATGGTGCCTTCGCGTGCCAGGTCCAGCCGTGACTCGTACGCGCCGCCCAGCTCGAACAGCCGCACCCCGAGGCGGTACCGCGTGCCCTCGTCGCCGAGACGGCTCAGGTAACCGCGGTCCGCCAGGGTGTTCAGCAGCTCGTGCACCGTGGTGCGCGGCAACCCCAGCCTGCTCACGATCTGGGGCGCGCCCAGCTCCTCCTCGTCGCGGAACAGCTCGAGAATGTCGAGAGCGCGGCTGACCGCCGGAACCGCACGGCTCATGGGACCCTCCGAACACCCGAAGACCTGGTGCCTGGACTGTACCCGCCCGCGTCCGAAATTTCGAACAGGCCACGGCGCTCGTAGCCGCTAGGGTGCGAGCAGCACCTTCACCGCCTTGTGGCGTTCTTCGGCCAGGATCCGGAAGGCTTCGTGCGCGTCCTCCAGCGCCACCTCGTGGGTCACCAGCAGGCCCGGGTCGAGCGCTCCCGAAGCGAAGGCACGCACAGCGTGCGTCCACGCCCGCGGTGGCGCGCCGAACACCGTGTGCACGGTGATTTCGTTCAGCACCAGGGAAACCGGGTCCAGCGGCTGGTCGTCCGCGCCGGGAATGCCGGTCAGCGCCACCCGGCCCCCGCGCCGCGCCAGCCGCACCGCGCTGAACGCCGTGCCCGGCGCGCCCGCCGCCTCCAGCACCGCGTCGAAGGCACCGGCCAGCGAGTCCAGCTGGGACGGCAGCACCAGCGAATCGGCACCGCACTGCGTCGCCAGCGCCGAGCGGTCGAGGCGCGTGTGCACCACCACGATTTCCCCGGCCCCCGCCGCCCGCAGCAGCTGCACCGCCAGCAGCCCGAGCATGCCCGCGCCGACCACCGCACACCGCTCCCCCGGCTGCACGGCCAGCTTCAGGCACGCCGCCGCCACGCACGCGGCCGGTTCGAGGCCCGCCGCCGCGCGCAGGTCCGCGGTCTCCGGCAGCCGGTGCAGCAGGCGCGCGGGCACCACCAGGTGGTCCGACCACGCACCCGGCTGGGTGAACCCGGTTTCCTCGTACGGCCCGTCGCAGAGGTTCGTGTCCCCGCGACGGCACGCCGAGCACACTTGGCACGACCGGATGCCCTCACCGACCACCGGCGCGCCGACCAGGTCCGCGCCCACGCCGTCGCCGACCGCGGCGACGCGTCCCGACCATTCGTGCCCCGGCACCACCGGGTAGCGCACGTACTCGGCGGGCCGCGTGCCCTGCATGATCTCGCGGTCGGACCCGCAGATCCCGGACCACGCGACCCGGACCAGCGCCTCCCCGGCGCCCGGCACGGGTGGCTCGCCGTCCCGCACGGCCAGCTCACCCGGCCGGTCGATCCACACCGACCGGTTCACCGGGCACGACCCACGATGAGCCGCTGCAGCAGGATGAACACCAGCAGCAGCGCGCCGATCACGATCTTCGTCCACCATGAGCTCAGCGTGCCCTCGAAGGTGATCAGCGTCTGGATCACCCCCAGCACCAGCACCCCCAGCACGGTGCCGGCCAGGTACCCGGACCCGCCGGTGAGAATGGTGCCGCCGATGACCACGGCCGCGATCGCGTCCAGTTCCATGCCCACCGCGTGCGAGGAATTGCCCGACAGCGTGTAGAAGGTGAGCAGGATGCCGCCGAGCGCCGAGCAGAAGCCGCTGATCGTGTACACGCCGACGCGGGTCCGTGCCACCGGCAACCCCATCAGCAGCGCCGACCGGTTGCTGCCGCCGATCGCGTACACCGTGCGGCCGAGCCGCGTGTAGTGCAGCACGTACCCGGCCACCAGCAGCACGGCGACCGCGATCAGCACGCTGACCGAGACCCGCAGTCCGCCGGGCAGTTCGACCGGCGTCTGCGCGATCGTGACAAACAGCGGATCCTCCAGCGAAACCGACTCCGTGCTCAGCGTGTAGCTGATGCCGCGCGCCAGGAACATGCCCGCCAGCGTCACGATGAACGGCTGGATCTCGAAGTAGTGGATGATCGAGCCCATGCCGAGGCCGAGCACCGCGCCCGCCGCCAGCACCGCGACCATCACCACCGGCGCGGGCAGGCCAGCGGCCAGCAGCTCGGCACAGAGCACAGTGGACAGTGCGACCACCGAGCCGACGGACAGGTCGATGCCGCCGGTCAGGATGACGAAGGTCATCCCGGCGGCGACCACCAGCAGGAAGGCGTTGTCGATCAGGATGTTCAGCACCACCTGCCCGTCCCCGAAGGCCGGGTAGCGGGTCGCGCCGAAGCCGTAGGCGATGATCAGCAGGGCCAGCGACGCGGCGATCGGCAGGTACCGCGCCTGCCGCCAGCCGCCGCGCACCGGGGTGGCGGTCACCGTGCTCATGCGGGCACCTCCACCTTCGCGGCGGGTTCGGCGGGTGCGGGCGCCGGTGGCTTTCGCCGCCGCCGCAGCCGGGCCCGGAACGCCGGGGACTGGACCAGGCAGACCACCGTCACCACGAGCGCCTTGACCAGCAGCGTCGATTCCGGTGGCACGCCGACGGTGTAGACGGTGGTGGACAGCGTCTGGATGAGCAGCGCGCCGAGCACGGTGCCGCCGAGCGAAAACCGCCCGCCCGAGAGCAGCGTGCCGCCGATGACCACGGCCAGGATCGCGTCCAGCTCGATCCACAGCCCGGCGTTGTTGCCGTCCGCGCTGGAGACGTTCGAGCTGACCATCAGCCCGGCCAGTCCCGCGCACAGCCCGCAGAACACGTAGACCAGGGTCAGCAGGCCGCGGGCCCGCACCCCGGCCAGCCTGCTCGCCTCGGGATTGCCGCCGACCGACTCGACCAGCAGCCCGAGCGCGGACCGCCGGACCACCAGCGCGGTCGCGGCCACCACGCCGAGCGCGACCAGGATCGGCGCGGGCAGGCCGAACCAGTACCCGCCGCCGAGCACCCGGAACGGATCGGAGTCCACGGTGATGATCTGCCCGCCGGTGACCAGCTGGGCCAGCCCGCGCCCGGCCACCATCAGGATGAGCGTGGCGATGATCGGCTGGATCCCGATCACCGACACCAGGAAACCGTTGCACAACCCCAGAACCAGGCACAGCGCGAGCGCGATGCCGAAGGCGCCGAACACCCCGCCGACGGAGTTCTGGTCGGGCAGCGCGCTGATCTGCGCGCAGGCGATCGCGGCGCCGATGGCGACCACCGAGCCCACCGAGAGGTCGATGCCGCCGGTGGCCACCACCAGCGTCATGCCCAGCGCGACCAGGATCAGCGGCGCGCCGAAGCGCAGGATGTCGATCAGCGTGCCGTAGAGGTGCCCGTCGCGGACCTGGATGCTGAAGAACGACGGCGAGAGCACGAGGTTCACCAGCAGCAGCGCGACCAGCGCGGCCGCGGGCCAGAACAGCCGGTACCTGCTCATGACGGCGCTCCTTCGGCGATCGTGCGCATGATGGCCTCCGGGGTCAGGCCGGTGTTGGGCAGGCGGTCGACCACCCGGTGGTCGCGCAGCACCGCCACCTGGTGGCTCAACCGCAGCACCTCCTCCAGTTCGGCCGAAACGAACAGCACGGCCATGCCGCCGTCGGCGAGTTCGGCGACCAGCTTCTGGATCTCCGCCTTCGCGCCGACGTCGATGCCGCGCGTGGGCTCGTCCAGGATGAGCAGCCGCGGTTCGGTGATCAGCCAGCGCGCCAGCAGCACCTTCTGCTGGTTGCCACCGGAGAGCGTGCCCACCGGCAGGTCCGGATCGGCCGGGCGGATGCCCAGCGCCGAGATGTACTTCTTGGCCAGCTCGTCCTGGCGGCGCCGCGAGATCGGGCGGGTCCAGCCGCGTGTGGCCTGCAGCGCGAGAATGATGTTCTCCCGCACGGTGAGGTCCTCGATCAGGCCCTCGGCCTTGCGGTTCTCCGAGCAGAAGGCGACGCCGGCCGACATCGCCGCCCGTGGTGTGCGCAGGACGGTCTTCTTTCCGTCGAGTTCGAGGGCGCCGGAGTCGCTGTGGTCGGCACCGAAGAACAGCCGCGCGAGTTCGGTGCGGCCCGAGCCGAGCAGCCCGGCCAGCCCGACCACCTCACCCTCGCGAATGGTCAGCGAGAACGGCTCGATCGCGCCCTTGCGGCCCAGCCCGGTCGCCTCGGCGAACGGCTTCTTCTCCGCCGGGTCCCAGTCGCGCCGCGGCTCCTCGAGTTCCTCCAGGGTGTCCAGCTCGCGGCCGATCATCTTGGTCACCAGCGACACCGGGGTGATCTCGTCCGCCAGGTACTCCCCGACCAGTTTCCCGTTGCGCAGCACGGTCATCCGGTCGGCGATGGCGAAGACCTGGTCGATGAAGTGCGAGACGAACAGGATCGCCATGCCCTCGGCGCGCAGCGCGCGGATCACGCCCAGCAGCTTGTCCACCTCGCCGGTGTCCAAACTGGACGTCGGCTCGTCGAGCACCAGCACCCGCGCGGAGACCTCCATCGCCCGCGCGATGGCCACCAGCTGCTGCACCGCGAGCGAATGCCCGCCCAGTTCGCTGGTCACGTCCAGGTCGAGGTCCAGCCGCCGCACCAGTTCCGCCGCGCGCCGGCGCAGCGGGCCCCACTGGATGCGGCCGAACCGCCGCGGTTCACGGCCGAGGAAGATGTTCTCCGCCACCGACAGGTTCGGGCAGAGGTTGACCTCCTGGTACACCGTGCTGATGCCGTGGCGCTGGGCCTGCGCGGGCCCGGTGAAGGCCACCGGCTCGCCGCCCAGCTCGATCGCGCCGGCGTCGATGTCGTAGACCCCGGTGAGCACCTTGATCAGGGTGGACTTGCCCGCCCCGTTCTCGCCCATCAGCGCGTGCACCTCGCCGGGGAACAGGCGGAAGCCGACGTCGTCGAGCGCGACGACCCCGGGGAACTGCTTGCGGATGCCGGTCATGGTCAGGATCGGCGGACTTGTCATGCGTGCCCTCGTCTCGGGAGTGGAGCTCCCGGCGCCGGACGGCGGCCGGCGCCGGGAGGGCTCGTGAGCGCTCAGTACTTCCGCTGCGGCAGCGCGGCCTTGGCGGCCTGCTGGTCGAAGACCGTCTCCTCGGTCTCCACCCGCGGCGGCACCGGCTCGCCCGCGGCCACCTTCTTGGCCAGGTCCATCAGCTGGGTGCCGAGCAGCGGGTTGCACTCGACCACGAAGTTGATCTTGCCGTCGGCCAGCGCCTGCAGCGCGTCCCGCACCCCGTCCACCGAGACGATCTTGATGTCGGTGCCCGGCTTGAGCCCGGCGCCCTCGATGGCCTCGATCGCGCCGAGCGCCATGTCGTCGTTGTGCGCGTAGAGCACGTCGATCTTGCCCTGCGACTTGAGGAAGGCCTCCATCACCTCCTTGCCCTTGGACCGGGTGAACTCACCGGTCTGGGAGGCGACCACCTGGAACTTCGGGTCCTTGCCGATCACCTCGGCGAAGCCGGCCTTGCGGTCGTTGGCCGGCGCGGAACCGGTGGTGCCCTGCAGTTCCACGATGCGCACCGGGCCGGTGGCCGCGCCGAACTCCTTGACCAGCCAGTCCCCCGACTTGCGGCCCTCGGCCACGAAGTCCGAGCCCAGGAAGGTCTTGTACAGCGTGGTGTCGGCCGAATCCACCGCGCGGTCGGTGAGGATGACCGGGATGTTGGCCGTCTTGGCCTCCTTGAGCACGGTGTCCCAGCCCGATTCGACCACCGGCGAGAAGGCGATCACGTCCACCCGCTGCTGGATGAACGAGCGGATCGCCTTGATCTGGTTCTCCTGCTTCTGCTGGGCGTCGGAGAACTTCAGGTCCACCCCGGCCGCGGCGGCGGCCTCCTGGATCGACTGGGTGTTCGCGGTCCGCCAGCCGCTTTCCGCGCCCACCTGGGAAAAGCCCAGGGTCAGCTGCCCGTCACCGGCGGCCTGGCCCCCGCCGCCGGACGCGCAGCCCGCCAGCATGCCCAGCCCCAGTATCGCCGCCGACCACGTGGCCCACGTCCTTCGCTTCACGGCACTCACTCCTCGATCCACACTGATCAGAAAACTACCGAAACTGTTATCGCTAACATTCGGACGCGGCCGGACGGGGCAGCGTGCTGCCCCGGGTGGGTTACGCGCCCGTGCTCTCGCGGACGACCAGCTCCGCGGGCACCAGGGAGCGAACCGGCGCGGCCGCCCCTTCGATCCGTTCCTGCAGCAGGCCGAAGGTGCGCCTGCCCACCTCGATGAAGTCCTGCCGCACGGTGGTCAGCGGCGGGTTGAAGAAGGCGGCTTCCGGCACGTCGTCGAACCCGGCCACGTGCACGTCACCGGGCACCGAGCGGCCCGCCTCGGCGAACGCGCGCAGCAGTCCCAGCGCCATCTGGTCGTTGGCGACAAAAACCGCGGTGACCCCGCGCTCGCCGAGCAGCCGCTTACCCGCTTCGTAACCGGAGCGCGGGCTCCAGTCACCACGCAGCACTGGCGGCGGTTCCGCGTCGTGCCGCTTGAGCGTGCGCCGCCAGGCCTGCTCACGCGCCCGCGCCTCCAGCCAGTCCGACGGGCCGGCGACGTGCCAGACCGTGCGGTGACCGAGGCCGAGCAGGTGCTCGGTGACCTGCCGGGCGCCGTCACGCTGGTCCACCGACACCACCGGGATCGAGGCCCGGTCGGTGTCGGCCACCGCGACCAGCGGCACGCCGGCGGGGACCGCGCGCAGGGCGGGCTTGGCCACCACGTGCGGCGCGATCACCACCACGCCCTCGACGGCCTGGCGCCGCAGGCTGTCCACGGCGGCCGCGATGGAATCCCGCCGCGGATCGCTGACGCTGGCGATGGAGATGCCGTACCCGGCTTCACGGGCCGCCAGCTCCACCCCGAACAGGGTGCTGGCCGGGCCGAACAGGGTGGAGTCCAGCGCGACCACGCCGAGGTTGCGCGTGCGGCCGGTGGCCAGCGCGCGGGCGGTGGAATTGGGCCGGTAGCCCAGTTCCTCGATGGCGGCCAGCACCTTCTCCCTGGTTTCCGCGCGGACCGGGCCGGTCTCGTTGATCACGCGGGAGACGGTCATGTGCGACACGCCGGCCAGCGAGGCCACGTCGGTGAGCGCGG
Coding sequences within:
- a CDS encoding sugar ABC transporter ATP-binding protein, whose amino-acid sequence is MTSPPILTMTGIRKQFPGVVALDDVGFRLFPGEVHALMGENGAGKSTLIKVLTGVYDIDAGAIELGGEPVAFTGPAQAQRHGISTVYQEVNLCPNLSVAENIFLGREPRRFGRIQWGPLRRRAAELVRRLDLDLDVTSELGGHSLAVQQLVAIARAMEVSARVLVLDEPTSSLDTGEVDKLLGVIRALRAEGMAILFVSHFIDQVFAIADRMTVLRNGKLVGEYLADEITPVSLVTKMIGRELDTLEELEEPRRDWDPAEKKPFAEATGLGRKGAIEPFSLTIREGEVVGLAGLLGSGRTELARLFFGADHSDSGALELDGKKTVLRTPRAAMSAGVAFCSENRKAEGLIEDLTVRENIILALQATRGWTRPISRRRQDELAKKYISALGIRPADPDLPVGTLSGGNQQKVLLARWLITEPRLLILDEPTRGIDVGAKAEIQKLVAELADGGMAVLFVSAELEEVLRLSHQVAVLRDHRVVDRLPNTGLTPEAIMRTIAEGAPS
- a CDS encoding ABC transporter substrate-binding protein, which translates into the protein MLAGCASGGGGQAAGDGQLTLGFSQVGAESGWRTANTQSIQEAAAAAGVDLKFSDAQQKQENQIKAIRSFIQQRVDVIAFSPVVESGWDTVLKEAKTANIPVILTDRAVDSADTTLYKTFLGSDFVAEGRKSGDWLVKEFGAATGPVRIVELQGTTGSAPANDRKAGFAEVIGKDPKFQVVASQTGEFTRSKGKEVMEAFLKSQGKIDVLYAHNDDMALGAIEAIEGAGLKPGTDIKIVSVDGVRDALQALADGKINFVVECNPLLGTQLMDLAKKVAAGEPVPPRVETEETVFDQQAAKAALPQRKY
- a CDS encoding LacI family DNA-binding transcriptional regulator, giving the protein MAERPGTGGGSVAKRTEVREAAPAVRLPALTDVASLAGVSHMTVSRVINETGPVRAETREKVLAAIEELGYRPNSTARALATGRTRNLGVVALDSTLFGPASTLFGVELAAREAGYGISIASVSDPRRDSIAAAVDSLRRQAVEGVVVIAPHVVAKPALRAVPAGVPLVAVADTDRASIPVVSVDQRDGARQVTEHLLGLGHRTVWHVAGPSDWLEARAREQAWRRTLKRHDAEPPPVLRGDWSPRSGYEAGKRLLGERGVTAVFVANDQMALGLLRAFAEAGRSVPGDVHVAGFDDVPEAAFFNPPLTTVRQDFIEVGRRTFGLLQERIEGAAAPVRSLVPAELVVRESTGA